Below is a window of Humulus lupulus chromosome 9, drHumLupu1.1, whole genome shotgun sequence DNA.
taaaagtcctgtcttttctataacaatattcaaatgttatgttcgatgttatctttaACTattcaaaaacacatttttagttgctataatattcaaataataacatttagttaaagtatttggttataaatttgaagtttaatcttatactttttgcataacacttttcaactgttacatttgattattttgttagcgtttttagtttgttatattatataaaccataacaatttgttacgcttataatatgtttctaaatcataacatattaaggtgTTTTATTGTGATAAGGacacttataagtttttttttaaattaaaagattttcattattgtattttgataaaaaaaaaaatcaaaattaatcataaaatgtaattctcaatagattgataaaccataagtattacattaaacaataactaattaaaaccatgaatatgtctacttcatgagatcttagttctaacttaaatttaaaagcataacataataaaattttataatcttcaacattttttacttcaaaaatgaaaaacagaaacattacaagatacacaaaagtaaatcatgcatgaaacttgctccatccttcaattcatcatcctttgtgcacttgtctttgttgccAATGCTTACAAAAACACAAGTTCTTGTGGAAATTTGGCATCATGAAGTTAGTGTGCAACATCACTCACCAACTCCTACAAAAATTTAACATTCTACATGAAATAAGAACTATATTCCAAAATAACTAATAAGAAATGAGCATTAAGTCATTTTCCATTCTTTTATAAAAGTGAGACTTTTTTATGTCAAATAATAGTGGTTAGATCTACTGTtttttctcttaaaaacaaaaattaataacaaaaatcAAAGAAGGGTTATATTCTGAATCTCTTACCTGGCATTCCCAGTTGTCTGGGACATTTTGATCTGAAAAATGGAGGGGGAATATTAAAAATGGAGCTGTAACAGGTTCAATCTCCCAGATTGAGACCCTATTACGCCTTTCCCCAGCAATTGATTCGTCCCAACCAACCTAATCAAGTATACAAACAAATGACGGTGGTATTctacaataataataatgaattcaTTTTGCTTTCAGCCACAAATTATCCTTATTCATCaatattacaaaaaacattcTTGAATTTTAGAAGGCAACATGTTAATTTAGATTCAAGAAAATCTAAGCATAAACCAATGCCATATTCTTTTGTCCAGCTATTAGCAAAACAGGAATAAAGATTCAAGTATAGCTACCTTCTTGTTCCAGACTCTTCGATTTCAAACATCATATGAAAATGCATGCCTAGTGATATTTGGTTTCCACACACTGTCTTATAGTACTTGGCTAAAGGAATAACAAATTCTGATGGACTAGCACTGCACATGCAAAGAAAAATTATACAGTTCACTTTGTAGCCTTATTATAATGCCCTCTCAAACTGATCAAAGTGAAATAAGATAATGAAATTTGCAGTCATGAAAAATTAGTAGGAATTTGTGTTtctgaaaagaagaaaaaaaatgtagaaTCCCTACCTAGGATTGTAGAACACAGTGAAGGGACTATTGTTGGCTGCAGCGTGAGTGGCAGCTGCCAAAATTCCAATATGCATACTGTCACTTGACAATACAGATGATGATAGGTTCGTAGGTTGCCTGTAAGCTCGTCTAATACCGAGAAGTAGCTGTTGCTTTTCATCCCTAATCACAAACAATGAAGTTAAAAAGGTTTAAACAAAAAGTACTTTACAGTTCATAAAGAATATATATCCTCAGTTCATCATACCTGATAAATAGAACAGAGTCACCAGCAAAATGCCTCTTTCCACTGAAAAATAGACTCCATTATAAGCAATCATTTAACTTTGGCTAGGAAACTAAACAAAAGATAAAACAAGCTCAATTAAATTCCAACTGAGCTAGATATATTCAGTAATTATCATCTTTTGATAGCATATAAACTATCAGAGTTCCAACAAGTAAAACCATTAACTAAAAGATATGAAGTAAAAGAGagtaaatttatttt
It encodes the following:
- the LOC133799762 gene encoding auxin response factor 19-like; the protein is MGFMHWEFIEILSYAMVITIRALDFVYFMCGKRHFAGDSVLFIRDEKQQLLLGIRRAYRQPTNLSSSVLSSDSMHIGILAAATHAAANNSPFTVFYNPSASPSEFVIPLAKYYKTVWTKEYGIGLCLDFLESKLTCCLLKFKNVGWDESIAGERRNRVSIWEIEPVTAPFLIFPLHFSDQNVPDNWECQELVSDVAH